A region of Myxococcaceae bacterium JPH2 DNA encodes the following proteins:
- a CDS encoding M56 family metallopeptidase has protein sequence MSAGARLESWAQGLAEWLAHGVWQTSVVVLFAAVAMWLLRHRSARTRYAVGCLALALLVLAPLATVLQTRAPPAPVTWGWTEGPLGTARPSLVEAQALASVEPLSKMAPAPAWAFADWGPAALGGLWLVGVLGGLLRLSLAWRRTSRWWVRPATPASSALRQTVSSVAERLGLRRAVRVVESPFAPSPLVLGVVRPLLVLPRGVEERLAPEQLEAVLAHELAHVRRHDTSVNFVQCLVDVLFFFHPAARWLSNQVRLEREHCCDDAAVGFCGSARVYSGALLGLEELRQEGAMLSLGAGAHPLAGRVRRLLGLAPMVGARGVWRLGGVLVVLAASGLAWTWEAPAQTARPEPGAPGLAGATCSRAVYPKDFTAIASYAAQGRVVRSRLFVSRCGRIRLEPADRTPVQALLYDASTLEWAALDVTARTYDVLPAKSDLGLPLHLPGGCTEQRVSCASQGDADFAGRRTHRWHRVHAPHDTVTQWMDAELGYPIREDSSLFGAITLSDIRIGDQGTAPFIIPSDYTRFVAP, from the coding sequence ATGAGCGCAGGCGCACGGCTGGAGTCCTGGGCTCAAGGGCTGGCGGAGTGGCTGGCGCATGGGGTGTGGCAGACGAGCGTCGTGGTGTTGTTCGCGGCCGTCGCGATGTGGCTGCTGCGGCACCGGTCGGCTCGGACGCGCTATGCGGTGGGGTGTCTGGCTTTGGCCTTGTTGGTGCTCGCACCCCTCGCCACGGTGTTGCAGACGCGCGCTCCGCCCGCGCCGGTGACGTGGGGCTGGACGGAAGGGCCGCTTGGCACAGCGCGACCGAGCCTGGTGGAGGCGCAGGCCCTCGCGTCGGTGGAGCCGCTGTCGAAGATGGCGCCAGCGCCGGCATGGGCCTTCGCTGACTGGGGGCCCGCGGCGCTTGGGGGCCTCTGGCTCGTGGGGGTGTTGGGAGGATTGCTGCGCCTGTCCCTGGCTTGGCGGCGGACGTCTCGGTGGTGGGTGCGACCGGCGACGCCTGCGTCCTCGGCGCTGCGTCAGACCGTGAGCAGTGTGGCGGAGCGGTTGGGCTTGCGTCGTGCAGTGCGAGTCGTCGAGTCACCCTTCGCACCGTCACCGCTGGTGTTGGGCGTGGTGCGTCCGCTGCTCGTGCTCCCGCGAGGCGTGGAGGAGCGGCTTGCTCCCGAGCAGTTGGAGGCGGTGCTGGCGCATGAACTCGCGCATGTCCGCCGTCACGATACGTCCGTCAACTTCGTGCAGTGTCTGGTGGATGTGCTGTTCTTCTTCCATCCCGCGGCGCGCTGGTTGTCCAACCAGGTGCGACTGGAGCGCGAGCACTGCTGTGATGACGCGGCGGTGGGCTTTTGTGGCAGCGCGCGGGTGTACTCCGGTGCCCTGCTCGGGTTGGAGGAGCTTCGACAGGAGGGCGCCATGTTGTCGCTGGGCGCGGGAGCCCATCCGCTCGCGGGCCGCGTGCGCAGGCTGCTGGGATTGGCGCCCATGGTGGGGGCTCGCGGGGTGTGGCGCCTCGGTGGGGTGCTCGTCGTGCTGGCGGCGTCGGGGTTGGCCTGGACGTGGGAGGCTCCCGCGCAGACAGCTCGGCCCGAACCGGGAGCACCTGGGCTCGCAGGGGCGACGTGCTCGCGCGCCGTCTATCCGAAGGACTTCACCGCCATCGCCTCCTATGCGGCCCAGGGGCGCGTCGTCCGCAGCCGGCTCTTCGTGTCGCGCTGCGGGCGCATTCGGTTGGAGCCCGCGGACCGCACGCCCGTGCAAGCGCTCCTCTATGATGCGAGCACGCTGGAGTGGGCGGCGCTGGATGTCACGGCACGCACGTATGACGTGCTCCCCGCGAAGAGCGACCTGGGGCTCCCGCTGCACCTGCCTGGGGGCTGCACCGAGCAGCGCGTGAGCTGTGCGTCACAGGGCGACGCCGACTTCGCGGGTCGCCGCACCCATCGCTGGCATCGCGTTCATGCGCCCCACGACACGGTGACGCAGTGGATGGACGCGGAGCTGGGCTACCCCATCCGCGAGGACTCCAGCCTCTTCGGCGCCATCACGCTCTCGGACATCCGGATTGGAGACCAGGGCACCGCGCCGTTCATCATCCCGAGCGACTACACGCGATTCGTCGCACCTTGA
- a CDS encoding erythromycin esterase family protein — translation MKLLRMLWLVLPLACASTSTPLVSTVAANPRAPAVVVTTATVEGTVQSAAKEPVAGAVVALIPAREDWNPDRSPPAGRMLTGPDGRFRFEGIAPGNYGVTVSALRHEAVFTEVRLTAAATPRQLDVMLAPARHVVRGGVKSEAGAPLAGVWLDVGRYSDFLGDMLYVQTDAQGAFEVALPVGEYRIALGAEGFLPTGRQVRIVEGTTSLMADFLLRARPETAPPAPEVVSWVKQSLVPLSSVEAGHGFADLHPLKPWLSKARIVSLGEATHGSREFFQLKHRMLEFLATELGFTVFAIEASFGESLAINDYVLTGKGDPAKALTGLYFWTWDTEEVLSLIRWMRAYNADPRHPRKLKFYGVDMQTSAASAQAILDYFARVEPVFHQRLVGPLTPFTDKAQGESLRTLESGKVLAGIVAEVEAWLRRHPSRKGAEKAHALVGEHARVLGQFAARTGSPAADESFRDLAMAQNARWILEHEGPQARMVLWAHNSHVATALEQGRVPMGKHLRQALGQELYVFGFAFNQGEFQAIHVPSEPNEPRRGLSVHSLPPADVGMLEGALSQAGSPLFALNLRDLPVKGAATEYFSQRRYTRNFGAVFSKDIQPVAVRAVSAYDGLLFVERTEAAIPTPTGRRPPPPPPVSRTP, via the coding sequence GTGAAACTGCTTCGCATGTTGTGGCTCGTGCTGCCGCTTGCATGTGCCAGCACCAGCACGCCCCTTGTGTCCACCGTCGCTGCGAATCCCAGAGCCCCGGCCGTCGTCGTCACCACGGCCACGGTGGAGGGCACGGTCCAGAGTGCTGCGAAGGAACCCGTCGCGGGAGCGGTGGTGGCGCTCATCCCCGCGCGCGAGGACTGGAATCCGGATCGCTCACCTCCAGCGGGGCGGATGCTCACGGGGCCAGATGGGCGCTTTCGCTTCGAGGGCATCGCTCCCGGAAACTACGGAGTGACAGTCAGTGCCCTTCGGCACGAGGCGGTCTTCACCGAGGTGCGGCTCACGGCGGCGGCGACCCCGCGTCAGCTCGACGTGATGCTCGCCCCCGCGCGGCATGTGGTTCGCGGCGGCGTGAAATCGGAAGCGGGCGCGCCGCTCGCGGGCGTCTGGCTGGACGTGGGTCGCTACAGCGACTTCTTGGGGGACATGCTCTATGTCCAAACAGATGCGCAGGGCGCCTTCGAGGTCGCGCTGCCTGTCGGTGAGTACCGCATCGCCCTCGGCGCCGAGGGCTTCCTTCCCACCGGACGCCAGGTGCGCATCGTGGAAGGGACGACCTCGCTGATGGCGGACTTCCTGCTGCGTGCTCGCCCCGAAACCGCGCCGCCCGCGCCGGAGGTGGTGTCGTGGGTGAAGCAGTCCCTGGTGCCTCTGTCGAGCGTGGAGGCAGGGCATGGCTTCGCGGACCTGCATCCACTGAAACCGTGGTTGTCCAAGGCACGCATCGTGTCGCTGGGTGAGGCGACCCACGGCAGTCGCGAGTTCTTCCAACTGAAGCATCGGATGCTGGAGTTCCTCGCCACCGAGCTGGGCTTCACGGTCTTCGCCATCGAGGCCAGCTTCGGCGAGTCGCTCGCCATCAATGACTATGTGCTCACGGGCAAGGGAGACCCGGCGAAGGCGCTCACGGGGCTGTACTTCTGGACGTGGGACACCGAGGAGGTGCTGTCTCTCATCCGGTGGATGCGCGCCTACAACGCCGACCCGCGCCACCCGAGGAAGCTCAAGTTCTATGGCGTGGACATGCAGACCTCCGCCGCTTCCGCGCAGGCGATCCTGGATTACTTCGCGCGAGTGGAGCCGGTCTTTCATCAGCGGCTGGTGGGCCCTCTGACGCCGTTCACCGACAAGGCTCAGGGTGAGTCACTGCGCACGCTGGAGTCCGGGAAGGTGCTCGCGGGAATCGTCGCGGAAGTGGAGGCGTGGCTTCGTCGGCATCCGTCCCGCAAGGGCGCGGAGAAGGCGCACGCGCTCGTGGGTGAGCATGCGCGCGTGCTCGGACAGTTCGCCGCGCGGACCGGCAGCCCGGCCGCGGACGAGAGCTTCCGGGACCTCGCGATGGCTCAGAACGCGCGATGGATTCTAGAGCACGAAGGCCCCCAGGCTCGGATGGTCCTCTGGGCGCACAACTCGCATGTCGCCACCGCCCTGGAGCAGGGACGTGTGCCCATGGGCAAGCACCTGCGTCAGGCGCTCGGTCAGGAGCTGTATGTCTTTGGCTTCGCTTTCAACCAGGGAGAGTTCCAAGCCATCCACGTGCCCAGCGAACCGAACGAGCCGCGCCGTGGCCTCAGTGTCCATTCGCTCCCTCCGGCCGACGTCGGCATGTTGGAAGGAGCGCTCTCCCAGGCAGGCTCGCCGCTGTTCGCGCTGAACCTGCGCGACCTGCCCGTGAAGGGCGCGGCAACGGAGTACTTTTCTCAGCGCCGATACACTCGCAACTTTGGGGCGGTGTTCAGCAAGGACATCCAGCCCGTGGCTGTCCGGGCCGTGAGCGCATACGACGGACTGCTCTTCGTGGAGCGCACCGAGGCGGCCATCCCTACCCCCACGGGCCGGCGTCCGCCGCCGCCTCCGCCCGTGAGCCGCACGCCTTGA
- a CDS encoding DoxX family protein — MKLASVFPAPPSNAASAALLLLRVVAGLAFVLHGTSKIQDPFHWMGPTAPVPGVFQALAALSEFGGGLAWILGALVPLASLGLFFTMGVAVLTHAVANGDPFVGHGASYELALVYLSISVVMLLVGPGRFSVDAFIRAKLTRGTP; from the coding sequence ATGAAGCTCGCATCCGTCTTTCCTGCTCCTCCTTCCAATGCCGCAAGCGCGGCGCTGCTCCTGTTGCGCGTCGTCGCCGGGCTCGCGTTCGTGCTGCATGGCACGTCCAAGATTCAGGACCCCTTCCACTGGATGGGGCCCACGGCTCCGGTGCCGGGGGTATTCCAGGCGCTGGCCGCACTCTCCGAGTTCGGGGGCGGACTGGCGTGGATCCTCGGCGCGCTGGTGCCGCTCGCGTCCCTCGGACTGTTCTTCACGATGGGCGTCGCCGTGCTCACCCACGCGGTGGCGAATGGCGACCCGTTCGTGGGCCACGGCGCGAGCTATGAGCTGGCCCTGGTCTACCTGTCCATCTCCGTGGTGATGCTGCTCGTCGGCCCCGGACGCTTCTCGGTGGACGCGTTCATCCGCGCCAAGCTCACGCGCGGCACCCCGTAG
- a CDS encoding histidine kinase: MTRGSSWRWWVASFVYWTLSGLAAASEAHSVGGGAWSDVLRTSLVAHCLWAPLTLLVIRLGLRYPFERPHLVARLVLHAVGALVASLARAAAIYALDPWVGWYAQRPDFFDVLEHSLLYNPFTYFTVLGVANALYYAEQVRLREGQLARAQLHVLKAQLHPHFLFNTLHSISALVHRNPDGSERMIARLSDLLRSTLDAATREEVPLREELRSLQLYLDIQGVRFADRLTVRRDIDPDTLGAHVPHFLLQPLVENAIQHGIAPGSEPGTVTLVARREGSELRLEVRDDGLGLKSPPEALTRSGGGKGLWLTRERLTQLYGRDHRLELRDAEGGGTEVLLALPFRAETSA; this comes from the coding sequence ATGACACGCGGCAGCTCATGGCGATGGTGGGTGGCATCGTTCGTCTATTGGACGTTGTCGGGGTTGGCTGCCGCGAGCGAGGCGCACTCCGTGGGCGGCGGCGCTTGGAGCGATGTGTTGCGCACGTCGCTCGTGGCCCACTGCCTCTGGGCCCCGCTCACCTTGCTCGTCATCCGACTGGGGCTGCGCTACCCGTTCGAGCGCCCGCATCTCGTCGCCCGGCTCGTCCTGCACGCGGTGGGCGCGCTGGTGGCCTCCTTGGCGCGAGCCGCCGCCATCTACGCGCTCGACCCGTGGGTGGGCTGGTACGCCCAGCGTCCGGACTTCTTCGACGTGCTGGAGCACTCGCTGCTCTACAACCCGTTCACCTACTTCACGGTGCTCGGCGTGGCGAATGCGCTCTACTACGCCGAGCAGGTGCGGCTGCGAGAAGGGCAGCTCGCTCGCGCGCAGCTCCATGTCCTCAAGGCGCAGCTGCACCCGCACTTCCTGTTCAACACGCTGCACTCCATCTCGGCGCTGGTCCACCGCAACCCCGATGGAAGTGAGCGGATGATTGCGCGGCTGAGCGACCTGCTGCGCAGCACGCTGGACGCCGCGACGCGTGAGGAGGTTCCCCTGCGCGAGGAGCTGCGCTCACTCCAGCTCTACCTGGACATCCAGGGCGTGCGCTTCGCGGATCGACTCACGGTGCGTCGGGACATCGACCCGGACACCCTGGGCGCGCATGTGCCCCACTTCCTGCTGCAACCCCTGGTGGAGAACGCCATCCAGCACGGCATCGCGCCGGGCTCCGAGCCGGGGACCGTCACGCTGGTCGCGCGCCGCGAAGGCTCCGAGCTGCGCCTGGAAGTGCGCGATGACGGCCTGGGGCTCAAGTCGCCGCCCGAAGCGCTCACCCGGTCCGGTGGCGGCAAGGGCCTGTGGCTCACCCGCGAGCGGCTCACGCAGTTGTATGGCAGGGACCACCGGCTGGAGCTGCGAGACGCCGAAGGGGGTGGCACCGAGGTCCTGCTCGCGCTGCCGTTCCGCGCGGAGACCTCCGCGTGA
- a CDS encoding response regulator transcription factor: MSTPIRVVVVDDEPLARERLRDLLSETSDMQVVAECRDGHEAITALEDARPDLVFLDVQMPEPDGFGVIRAIDPERLPEIIFVTAHRDFAVQAFEANALDYLLKPFDRERFQQSLARARERLRARAAQPDAELLARLESLSQRMAPPPERYVNRLVARVGWRLRFVRVDDIDYLSSEGNYVSLHVGKESYLARETLNALEAKLDPKRFVRAHRSFIVQLDRIEEVEPLPPGEFVFVLRDGTKLTSGRSYRARLQRALDLAP, translated from the coding sequence GTGAGCACGCCGATTCGCGTGGTCGTGGTGGACGACGAGCCGCTCGCGCGGGAGCGCCTGCGGGACCTCCTGTCGGAGACCTCGGACATGCAGGTGGTCGCGGAGTGTCGCGATGGCCACGAGGCCATCACGGCCCTGGAGGATGCGCGACCGGACCTCGTCTTCCTGGACGTGCAGATGCCCGAGCCGGATGGCTTCGGCGTCATCCGGGCCATCGACCCGGAGCGGCTCCCGGAGATCATCTTCGTGACCGCGCATCGAGACTTCGCGGTGCAGGCCTTCGAGGCCAACGCGCTTGACTATCTGCTCAAGCCGTTCGACCGGGAGCGCTTCCAGCAGAGCCTCGCCCGCGCGCGCGAGCGCCTGCGAGCCCGTGCCGCCCAGCCAGACGCGGAGCTGCTCGCGCGCCTGGAGTCCTTGTCCCAGCGGATGGCGCCGCCTCCCGAGCGCTACGTGAACCGACTGGTGGCGAGGGTGGGGTGGCGGTTGCGCTTCGTCCGAGTCGACGACATCGACTACCTGTCCTCCGAGGGGAACTACGTCTCGCTGCACGTGGGGAAGGAGTCCTACCTCGCGCGGGAGACGCTCAACGCGCTGGAGGCGAAGCTCGACCCGAAGCGCTTCGTGCGCGCGCATCGCTCGTTCATCGTCCAACTGGACCGGATTGAAGAAGTGGAGCCGCTGCCGCCCGGAGAGTTCGTGTTCGTCCTACGAGACGGCACGAAGCTCACTTCGGGGCGCAGCTACCGTGCGCGCCTGCAGCGGGCGCTCGACCTCGCTCCCTGA
- a CDS encoding PD40 domain-containing protein has translation MNVIRGLGVKGSSVGALLAGVMVSVSGTAWAQGPWADAWAADEGVGALSRVSCEPGGSLFAPGEISLPERSEYRLSFSADGQTAYYHVDTAEAPYGTIYVTHKVNGHFGPGEVVSFSGTFHDSDPFLSPDGQSLYFSSIRPVDGVAREDFDLWVVHRSGNGWGEPQHLGNAVNSPRHELFPSVSADGTVYFASGNFETDFDIYRARRQGNGYAAPENLGSGVNSPDFWEYNPWVSPDGKMLIFASLNRPGGYGLGDLYVSFNLAGRWTRALNMGPAVNTEKDEFHPTLSRDLRRLYFVRQTWNPFTPSDFYSLDTRCLFR, from the coding sequence ATGAACGTGATTCGTGGACTGGGAGTGAAGGGATCGTCCGTGGGTGCCCTGCTGGCCGGGGTGATGGTGAGCGTGTCGGGGACCGCCTGGGCCCAGGGGCCGTGGGCCGACGCCTGGGCGGCCGACGAGGGCGTGGGGGCGCTGTCGCGTGTTTCGTGCGAGCCCGGCGGTTCGCTCTTCGCGCCGGGGGAGATCTCGTTGCCGGAGCGCTCTGAGTACCGGCTGTCGTTCTCCGCCGACGGTCAGACGGCCTACTACCACGTGGACACGGCGGAGGCGCCGTACGGGACCATCTACGTGACGCACAAGGTGAATGGGCACTTCGGTCCGGGCGAGGTCGTGTCGTTCTCGGGGACCTTCCACGACTCGGATCCATTCCTCTCGCCGGATGGGCAGTCGCTCTACTTCTCCTCCATCCGACCGGTGGACGGCGTGGCGCGCGAGGACTTCGACCTGTGGGTGGTGCACCGCTCCGGCAACGGTTGGGGTGAGCCGCAGCACCTGGGCAACGCCGTCAACTCGCCTCGGCACGAGCTGTTCCCGAGCGTGAGCGCGGACGGGACGGTGTACTTCGCGAGCGGCAACTTCGAGACGGACTTCGACATCTACCGCGCGCGGCGCCAGGGCAATGGCTACGCCGCGCCGGAGAACCTGGGCTCGGGGGTGAACAGCCCGGACTTCTGGGAGTACAACCCGTGGGTTTCGCCGGACGGCAAGATGCTCATCTTCGCGTCGCTGAACCGCCCCGGGGGTTACGGCCTGGGTGACCTCTACGTGAGCTTCAACCTCGCGGGCCGGTGGACGCGGGCGCTGAACATGGGCCCGGCGGTGAACACGGAGAAGGACGAGTTCCACCCGACGCTGAGTCGCGACCTGCGTCGCCTCTACTTCGTGCGGCAGACGTGGAACCCGTTCACGCCCTCGGACTTCTACAGCCTCGACACGCGCTGCCTCTTTCGCTGA